A single genomic interval of Prunus dulcis chromosome 5, ALMONDv2, whole genome shotgun sequence harbors:
- the LOC117627912 gene encoding uncharacterized protein LOC117627912 isoform X1, with protein sequence MGGQNSKLTPEGEAVPPRIRSLLQRKFEEIRGRTKAKKLKASHTFSKKQLLKDGEQEEVDISVPHSLQSSPEFENLPSPKTPQTLELVPRLPELDRGTKQSDEDQIRRDGAEFSVEDDKEAKGVNVYIGGVFAMGETTEGEEEEEDEVNDAGMQRNSKIHLCPASPSFRVYCMDPLEIENDDSKNITDEDFKHKKSPSAESADGSVDSVRSMIETNDVQDTKTKQKGRRRRRIKNALRPNTVKNLLNVKGCYYAGCTGGHDRTTYVAAKKSAAT encoded by the exons ATGGGTGGCCAAAACTCAAAGCTCACCCCAGAAGGTGAAGCTGTGCCTCCTCGAATTCGTTCACTCTTGCAGAGAAAATTTGAGGAGATCAGAGGCCGGACAAAGgcaaaaaaactaaaagccTCCCACACTTTCTCCAAGAAACAGCTACTTAAGGATGGTGAACAGGAAGAGGTAGATATCTCTGTGCCTCATTCGCTGCAGTCTTCACCAGAGTTCGAAAATTTACCATCTCCTAAAACACCACAAACATTGGAGTTGGTACCAAGATTGCCAGAGCTTGACAGAGGAACAAAACAGTCTGATGAGGACCAGATCAGAAGAGATGGGGCGGAGTTTAGTGTGGAAGATGATAAAGAGGCCAAGGGGGTGAATGTGTATATAGGGGGGGTTTTTGCAATGGGGGAAACCACAGAGggggaggaagaggaagaggatgaAGTTAATGATGCGGGCATGCAACGGAACAGCAAAATCCATCTGTGTCCGGCGTCACCAAGTTTCAGAGTTTATTGCATGGATCCTCTGGAAATAGAAAATGATGACA GTAAGAACATCACAGATGAGGATTTCAAGCATAAGAAATCACCAAGTGCTGAGTCTGCTGACGGCAGTGTTGATAGCGTAAGGTCGATGATTGAAACCAATGAT GTCCAGGACACAAAGACAAAACAGaaaggaaggagaagaagaagaataaaaaatgcaCTCAGACCAAACACTGTAAAGAATCTATTGAACGTTAAGGGTTGCTACTACGCAGGTTGCACTGGTGGCCACGACAGAACCACCTATGTAGCTGCTAAGAAATCTGCAGCCACATGA
- the LOC117628266 gene encoding NAC domain-containing protein 83-like, giving the protein MDKFNFVRNGMIRLPPGFRFQPTDEELVFQYLRCKVFSCPLPASIIPEVNVCMYDPWDLPGDLEQERYFFSNKESKYRNGSRANRVTSSGYWKATGTDKKIVSSRRNHIVGKKKTLVFYRGKAPNGCKTDWVMHEYCLVNAETTASINTAENALNEKENWVLCRIFLKKRSCKTDDEEGIRVNNAEMVHAPQTNNNQSPVSSSSSCSSSSGITEVTSSSEAGDEEEISGCTKF; this is encoded by the exons aTGGACAAGTTCAACTTTGTTAGAAATGGGATGATCAGATTGCCTCCTGGTTTTCGTTTCCAGCCTACAGATGAAGAGCTGGTCTTTCAGTACCTAAGATGCAAAGTCTTTTCATGCCCTCTGCCTGCTTCAATAATTCCTGAGGTCAATGTTTGCATGTATGATCCTTGGGATTTGCCAG GTGATTTGGAGCAAGAGAGATATTTCTTCAGCAACAAGGAATCAAAATACAGGAATGGGAGCAGAGCCAACAGGGTGACAAGTTCTGGTTACTGGAAAGCAACCGGCACTGATAAAAAGATTGTATCTTCAAGGAGGAACCATATTGTGGGGAAGAAAAAGACTCTTGTTTTCTACAGAGGAAAGGCTCCAAATGGTTGTAAAACAGATTGGGTCATGCATGAGTATTGCCTTGTCAATGCAGAAACTACAGCCTCCATCAACACAGCCGAG AATGCTTTAAACGagaaagaaaattgggttCTGTGTCGaatatttttgaagaaaagaagttgTAAGACTGATGATGAGGAAGGCATCAGAGTTAACAATGCTGAAATGGTTCACGCACCTCAGACTAATAATAATCAAAGTCCtgtgtcttcttcttcatcgtGCTCAAGTTCTAGTGGGATTACAGAAGTAACTTCTTCAAGTGAAGCaggtgatgaagaagaaatcagTGGGTGCACTAAGTTTTGA
- the LOC117627522 gene encoding probable protein S-acyltransferase 7: protein MNAEPHHRLRASPAGAADAAGLVRTYKTWKGSNRFLLGGRLIFGPDVRSLPLTVFLIVVPVAVFCGLVARKLIDHLGISVIVAVCVLTLLALVLLLLTSGRDPGIVPRNVHPPEPEDYDASIEGGSNETQQSRFPRMKEVVINGIIVKIKYCDTCMLYRPPRCSHCSICNNCVQRFDHHCPWVGQCIGLRNYRFFFMFVFSATLLCVYVQGFCWVYVVRIMHSEDISIWKALIKTPASIALIIYSFIAFWFVGGLTMFHSYLISTNQSTYENFRYRYDGRDNPFNRGTIENFMEIFCTKIPPSRNNFREKVPKDPPVLPTPIGANFVNPIMGKAMSDIEMGRKPLWNEASGELGDCSNDDGVNKDPRSSEADASQDLSGTLPTESTERHVASHPRRSSWGRRSGSLDISPEVLAMAAGVGDSRRVTDGISGNFTTQTEQSQISS from the exons ATGAATGCTGAGCCACATCACCGCCTCCGGGCCTCCCCTGCCGGAGCTGCCGATGCAGCAGGGCTGGTCAGAACTTACAAGACCTGGAAAGGCAGCAAT AGATTTTTACTTGGTGGAAGGCTTATATTCGGACCCGATGTGAGATCTCTTCCGTTAACGGTATTCCTCATTGTTGTCCCTGTTGCAGTTTTCTGTGGCCTTGTAGCAAGAAAACTCATTGATCATTTGGGAATTTCAGTAATTGTTGCTGTTTGTGTACTGACACTACTT GCTTTGGTTCTTCTTCTACTAACCTCAGGAAGAGATCCTGGTATAGTACCTCGTAATGTTCACCCTCCAGAGCCAGAAGATTATGATGCGAGCATAGAGGGTGGGTCTAATGAAACACAACAGTCGCGTTTTCCACGAATGAAGGAAGTAGTTATCAATGGTATAATTGTGAAGATCAAGTACTGTGACACCTGCATGCTTTACAGACCTCCTCGTTGTTCTCACTGCTCAATATGCAATAACTGTGTGCAGCGATTTGACCATCACTGCCCTTGGGTTGGCCAGTGCATTGGATTG CGAAACTACAGGTTCTTCTTCATGTTTGTCTTCTCTGCAACTCTTCTTTGTGTATATGTACAAGGGTTTTGCTGGGTCTACGTCGTGAGGATCATGCACAGTGAAGATATATCGATTTGGAAAGCACTAATTAAGACTCCTGCCTCCATTGCGCTCATAATTTACAGTTTCATTGCCTTCTGGTTTGTTGGTGGCCTTACTATGTTCCACTCATATCTCATCAGTACAAACCAG TCTacttatgaaaattttagataCCGGTATGATGGACGAGACAACCCATTCAACAGAGGGACAATTGAGAACTTCATGGAGATATTCTGCACTAAAATTCCTCCATCCAGGAACAATTTCAGGGAAAAAGTTCCAAAAGATCCTCCGGTTCTTCCTACACCAATTGGCGCCAATTTTGTCAATCCTATCATGGGGAAAGCCATGAGTGACATAGAGATGGGGAGGAAACCACTATGGAATGAGGCTTCAGGAGAGTTGGGTGATTGTAGCAATGATGATGGAGTAAACAAGGACCCTCGATCGAGTGAGGCTGATGCGTCCCAGGATTTAAGCGGGACCCTTCCAACAGAGAGCACAGAGAGACATGTTGCCTCACATCCTAGGCGTTCTAGCTGGGGAAGGAGGAGTGGAAGTTTAGATATATCACCTGAAGTTCTTGCTATGGCAGCTGGAGTTGGGGACTCAAGACGGGTAACTGATGGAATCAGTGGCAACTTTACAACACAGACTGAACAATCTCAGATAAGTTCATAA
- the LOC117629062 gene encoding LOW QUALITY PROTEIN: uncharacterized protein LOC117629062 (The sequence of the model RefSeq protein was modified relative to this genomic sequence to represent the inferred CDS: inserted 2 bases in 1 codon), with protein MATPKEHVEDIRKKKFSIGAEAINPLTEDLHQAVKNLSAELYAKDIHFLMELIQNAEDNEYAEVVDPSLEFLITSRDITGTGAPATLLVFNNEXGFSHKNIESICSVGRSTKKGNRKRGYIGEKGIGFKSVFLITAHPYVFSNGYQIRFSEDPCVHCNLGYIVPEWVDTNPNLSDIKQLYGSASALPTTTLILPLKPDKVQAVQQQLSSIHPEVLLFLSKIKRLSVREDNEDPSLSTVSAIEIVSETDFVTRKNIDAQSYTLHLSAEESGKVFENECGYYMWKQKFPVKQECRVERRMEVDEWMVTNFPFIIQADFLLASSRETILLDNKWNKGILDCVPIAFVNAFISLVRSIVDAPVSSLPHMFKFLPVQSSSYEELNVVRESIKAKIVEESIVPSEPHKEQKFFYKPREVGRLMPAFWNILRKAEDQGVSLINLSSHGRYVLSYSFDKVEYDHILSFLGVEPVDNEWYAKCIQGTSNLVTGVSDVVYLELLLFIADNWVSKFCRSSIKNISLIKCVGNGIKSLCSISAIQNSRSKVCLSINSCHVSWLIDWNCEFISVASFLFMPKITQEAIWSCSRKETLVKWLSEQVKVCSVSLYEYAVDLFDKSLNERKLVIAIAHFLYQSLCKSYISDREVDKLCRIMPLVDKYGSIIKDRAGVIVPANGSKWAGLTDSNLWRKEGYVELREDYLDSGRFAGNITPQKKLLEFLKVHAGALDVPYISAPSDGISALSAQLTKQNTFLLLDWIHQLMYQGVRIPQKFLTCIKDGGWLKVTLNGSSGVRPPSQSFLLKSSWGNILQDGSVFVDIPLIDQSYYGERINSYKDELKKIGVRFEYAEACEYMGKHLMSLASSSTLTRDNVLSVLRFIKFLRDKYLSPDDFICSIKEGQWLKTSLGFRSPVGSVLSDKEWEIASKVSDIPFIDKAFYGGEICKFKNELELLGVVVSISKSYQLIIDNLKSPSRLTSLPAEAVLLMLQCMQLSSSSEKLVRALKGTKCLKTTVGYKSPNECLLPQVEWGCILQVFSGLPLIDHNFYGKGIYSYRNELKKTGAVVDFDEAAKVFARYFRQYASSASITKENVEAFLSCYRKLEGTPFKFPADLKSCICKEKWLRTRLGGYRSPRECILFCSDWESISPICLLPFIDDSDTCYGKNIHEYKQELKSLGVVVEFKDGVKFVPSCLYLPQNPSSISRENALALLDCIHILLEEKDYSFPDVFKKKVSQAWLKAHDGYEPPSKCLLFDSEFGKYLKQTDGPFIDEEFYGSKITTYRKELSEIGVIVEVDKGCPLLASQLALHDELSTFVRVYSYLSEFKWEPDSKADKRIWFPKGNQNGEWVNPEECVIYDKDELFGLQLTVLEKYFEHNLLVFFSRAYGVKSCPSIEDYCRLWKVWENFESGLLHDQCCKFWGYVSKHWNSKTEKTLAEALVKVPINSGSAGILLCNKQDVFIADDLQLQYLFEQSSHQVFVWYPQPSLASLPRTKLLEIYREIGVRTISESVQKEELFLANDVELQLIPTEKLIGKALLRLILGFLACAPIKMEAEKRQKAVQGLANVAVVETSEPNTVSYDLPLSSGKILNVRGSRKVRWDREDSKIFTEKMDRSGGYKSIIEFATYFSEAISEFVLWEIPDHIHALSELIKLAFVLDLDEEAVTFLMKSKNLQIFAEDEEFLNSAYRSE; from the exons ATGGCGACACCAAAAGAGCACGTAGAAGATATACGAAAGAAAAAGTTCTCCATAGGAGCAGAAGCAATCAACCCTTTGACTGAGGATCTTCACCAGGCTGTCAAGAATCTCTCTGCTGAACTCTATGCCAAAGATATTCATTTCTTAATGGAACTCATCCAG AATGCAGAGGATAATGAGTACGCAGAGGTGGTTGATCCATCACTTGAGTTCCTCATAACGTCTCGGGATATAACAGGCACAGGGGCTCCTGCCACATTGCTGGTTTTCAACAATGA AGGATTTTCTCATAAAAACATAGAATCCATTTGCAGTGTTGGACGGTCCACCAAAAAAGGCAACAGGAAGCGTGGCTATATTGGGGAGAAAG GAATTGGTTTTAAAAGTGTGTTTCTCATCACTGCACATCCTTATGTGTTCAGTAATGGTTATCAAATAAGGTTTAGTGAAGATCCTTGTGTGCATTGCAATCTCGGGTACATAGTTCCTGAATGGGTTGATACAAACCCTAATTTGTCTGACATAAAACAGTTATATGGTTCTGCTTCTGCCCTTCCAACAACAACATTGATCTTACCTCTAAAGCCCGACAAGGTCCAAGCCGTGCAGCAGCAGCTGTCAAGCATACACCCTGAGGTTCTGTTGTTTCTTTCAAAGATTAAGAGGCTCTCAGTCAGGGAAGATAATGAGGATCCAAGTCTCAGCACTGTTAGTGCTATTGAGATAGTGAGTGAGACTGACTTTGTGACGAGGAAGAACATCGATGCGCAGTCCTACACCCTCCATCTCTCTGCAGAAGAAAGTGGTAAGGTGTTTGAAAATGAATGCGGCTATTATATGTGGAAGCAGAAGTTTCCTGTCAAGCAGGAATGCAGAGTTGAGAGGAGAATGGAGGTGGATGAGTGG ATGGTGACAAATTTTCCCTTCATAATTCAAGCTGATTTTCTTCTTGCATCATCAAGGGAAACAATTCTCCTGGACAACAAATGGAATAAGGGTATTCTTGATTGCGTGCCCATTGCATTTGTTAATGCATTTATCTCGCTTGTTAGATCTATTGTAGATGCTCCTGTGTCTAGCTTGCCTCATATGTTCAAGTTCCTGCCTGTCCAGAGCTCTTCCTATGAAGAATTGAATGTTGTCAGGGAGTCTATAAAGGCAAAAATTGTTGAGGAAAGCATTGTCCCTAGTGAGCCCCACAAGGAGCAGAAGTTCTTTTACAAACCTCGTGAAGTGGGTAGGTTGATGCCTGCTTTTTGGAATATTTTGAGGAAGGCAGAGGATCAAGGGGTAAGTTTgattaatctctcatctcatgGAAGATATGTTCTGTCGTATTCATTTGACAAGGTCGAGTATGATCACATACTGAGTTTCCTGGGAGTTGAACCAGTAGACAATGAATGGTATGCTAAATGCATCCAGGGTACTTCCAATCTTGTAACTGGGGTGTCGGATGTTGTCTACTTGGAGCTTCTTCTGTTTATTGCTGATAATTGGGTTTCCAAATTTTGCCGCTCTAGCATCAAGAACATATCCTTAATTAAATGTGTGGGGAATGGAATTAAATCTTTGTGCAGCATAAGTGCAATCCAGAATAGTCGAAGTAAAGTTTGCCTATCCATTAATTCTTGTCATGTCTCATGGCTGATTGATTGGAACTGCGAGTTTATATCCGTTGCTAGCTTTCTTTTTATGCCAAAAATCACACAGGAAGCTATCTGGTCGTGTTCTCGGAAGGAGACATTGGTGAAATGGCTTTCGGAGCAAGTCAAGGTCTGTTCTGTAAGCCTATATGAATATGCAGTTGATCTCTTTGACAAGTCACTTAATGAGAGGAAGCTTGTTATTGCAATTGCCCACTTTTTGTATCAGTCATTGTGCAAAAGTTACATCTCAGATCGAGAAGTTGATAAATTATGCAGAATTATGCCTCTGGTGGATAAGTATGGGAGCATCATCAAAGATAGGGCTGGGGTTATTGTCCCTGCCAATGGAAGCAAATGGGCGGGGTTAACTGATTCTAATCTGTGGAGAAAAGAAGGCTATGTTGAGTTAAGAGAAGATTATTTGGATTCAGGTCGTTTTGCTGGTAACATTACACCACAGAAGAAGCTCCTTGAGTTTCTTAAAGTTCATGCTGGAGCTTTGGATGTCCCTTATATATCTGCCCCAAGTGATGGTATCTCAGCATTATCTGCTCAACTTACTAAGCAAAATACATTTTTGCTTTTGGACTGGATTCATCAACTCATGTATCAAGGTGTTCGAATCCCACAGAAGTTCTTGACGTGCATAAAAGATGGGGGCTGGCTGAAAGTTACTTTGAATGGCTCTTCTGGTGTCAGGCCACCTTCACAGTCATTCCTACTTAAGTCATCATGGGGAAACATTTTGCAGGATGGCTCCGTTTTTGTTGATATCCCATTGATTGATCAGAGCTATTATGGTGAGAGAATTAATAGTTACAAGGACGAGCTGAAAAAGATTGGAGTCAGGTTTGAGTATGCTGAAGCATGTGAATATATGGGGAAGCATCTAATGTCTCTTGCTTCATCTTCCACTCTAACCCGAGACAATGTACTTTCTGTGCTACGTTTCATCAAGTTTTTAAGAGACAAGTATCTTTCCCCAGACGATTTTATCTGCAGTATTAAAGAAGGCCAGTGGCTTAAAACATCCCTTGGCTTCAGGTCTCCGGTAGGATCAGTCTTGTCTGATAAAGAGTGGGAAATTGCATCAAAAGTAAGTGACATTCCCTTTATCGATAAAGCATTCTATGGTGGTGAAATATGTAAATTCAAAAACGAACTTGAGTTGCTTGGTGTGGTTGTCTCCATCAGCAAAAGTTACCAGCTTATAATTGACAACCTGAAATCACCTTCTCGCTTAACTTCTCTGCCAGCTGAGGCTGTTCTATTGATGCTTCAATGTATGCAGCTTTCCAGTTCATCTGAGAAACTTGTCAGAGCATTGAAAGGAACTAAGTGCCTGAAGACAACTGTTGGTTACAAGTCTCCAAATGAATGTCTCCTGCCCCAAGTTGAATGGGGCTGCATTCTGCAGGTATTCAGTGGTCTCCCATTGATTGATCACAATTTCTATGGAAAAGGAATATATTCCTACAGAAATGAGTTGAAGAAAACAGGGGCGgtggttgattttgatgaggCTGCGAAAGTATTTGCTCGCTATTTCAGGCAGTATGCATCATCGGCTTccatcaccaaagaaaatgtagAAGCATTTCTGTCCTGTTACAGAAAGCTGGAGGGAACTCCTTTTAAATTTCCTGCAGATCTTAAGAGCTGCATTTGCAAAGAAAAGTGGCTGCGTACTCGCCTTGGTGGTTATAGATCTCCAAGAGAGTGCATTCTGTTTTGTTCTGATTGGGAATCTATCTCTCCCATATGCCTTCTCCCTTTTATTGACGATTCTGACACTTGTTATGGCAAGAACATTCATGAATATAAGCAAGAGCTGAAGAGCTTGGGGGTGGTTGTGGAATTCAAGGATGGGGTCAAGTTTGTGCCTTCTTGTCTTTATCTTCCCCAGAATCCGAGCAGCATTTCTCGAGAAAATGCACTTGCTTTGCTGGACTGCATACATATTTTATTGGAGGAGAAAGATTACTCCTTTCCtgatgtgttcaagaagaAAGTTTCTCAGGCATGGCTGAAGGCTCATGATGGTTACGAGCCTCCGAGCAAGTGCTTGTTGTTTGATTCCGAGTTTGGTAAGTATCTAAAGCAGACTGATGGGCCTTTCATTGATGAAGAGTTTTATGGTTCTAAAATTACAACATACAGAAAAGAGCTCTCTGAAATAGGGGTGATTGTTGAAGTGGACAAAGGATGTCCTTTGCTTGCCAGCCAGCTTGCTCTTCATGATGAATTGTCCACTTTTGTTCGAGTATATAGTTACTTGAGTGAGTTTAAGTGGGAGCCGGATAGCAAGGCTGACAAAAGGATCTGGTTTCCAAAGGGAAATCAGAATGGAGAGTGGGTTAATCCAGAAGAGTGTGTTATATATGACAAGGATGAGCTGTTTGGCTTGCAGTTGACTGTTCTGGAGAAATACTTTGAGCATAACCTATTGGTGTTCTTCTCCCGTGCTTATGGGGTAAAGTCCTGTCCTTCAATTGAAGACTACTGCAGGCTTTGGAAGGTgtgggaaaattttgaaagtgGATTGTTGCATGATCAATGTTGCAAATTCTGGGGGTATGTTTCAAAGCACTGGAATTCAAAAACGGAGAAAACTCTTGCTGAGGCTTTGGTGAAAGTACCTATTAATTCAGGCTCCGCTGGAATCTTGTTGTGCAACAAGCAAGATGTTTTCATTGCTGATGACCTTCAGCTGCAGTATCTTTTTGAACAGTCTTCTCACCAAGTTTTTGTTTGGTACCCTCAGCCTAGCCTGGCTTCCTTGCCTAGGACTAAGTTGCTTGAAATTTACAGGGAAATTGGTGTTCGTACTATCTCTGAATCAGTGCAGAAGGAAGAACTATTCCTAGCAAATGATGTTGAACTACAGTTAATTCCAACAGAGAAATTGATCGGGAAAGCGCTGCTCAGGCTGATACTTGGTTTTCTAGCTTGTGCTCCCATTAAAATGGAAGCAGAGAAAAGGCAAAAAGCTGTCCAAGGTCTTGCCAATGTTGCTGTTGTGGAGACATCTGAACCAAACACTGTAAGCTATGATCTACCATTATCTTctgggaaaattttgaatgtgAGAGGTAGCCGAAAGGTACGATGGGATAGAGAAgattccaaaattttcaccgaGAAGATGGACAGATCTGGAGGATATAAGAGCATCATTGAGTTTGCTACATATTTCTCTGAAGCAATTTCTGAGTTTGTACTGTGGGAGATCCCTGATCATATACATGCACTTTCTGAGCTGATCAAGTTGGCCTTTGTGCTAGACCTTGATGAGGAAGCAGTTACTTTCTTGATGAAGTCCAAGAATTTGCAGATCTTCGCGGAGGATGAGGAGTTTCTGAATTCCGCCTACCGTTCTGAGTAG
- the LOC117627523 gene encoding mitochondrial import inner membrane translocase subunit TIM8 — protein sequence MDPSSMNNPELLQFINQEKERAMVNEMVGKLTNVCWDKCITGTPGSKFSSSESACLANCARRYLDMSMIIMKRFQNMQ from the exons ATGGATCCTTCATCAATGAATAACCCTGAGCTCCTTCAGTTCATCAAC CAAGAGAAGGAAAGAGCAATGGTGAACGAGATGGTGGGAAAGCTTACAAATGTATGCTGGGACAAGTGCATCACTGGTACGCCTGGGAGCAAGTTCAGTTCCAGTGAATCAGCTTGCCTTGCGAACTGCGCCCGCCGTTATTTGGATATGAGTATGATTATTATGAAGCGTTTTCAGAACATGCAATGA
- the LOC117628623 gene encoding uncharacterized protein LOC117628623 encodes MGPNESREGSGNSKENGRIKKRNEKNGGDLRKDKFGWSTAAAIATGAVAGAALLAYSIFSLASGLGSGSNSEQEEEMMIAPGTGGLEQISRAEFESNPGQYFRELRRK; translated from the coding sequence ATGGGACCGAATGAAAGCAGGGAAGGCTCTGGAAACAGTAAGGAAAATGGTCGCATCAAAAAACGAAATGAGAAAAATGGTGGTGACTTGCGTAAGGACAAGTTTGGCTGGTCCACTGCTGCTGCAATTGCAACTGGCGCTGTGGCAGGAGCGGCTCTGCTGGCCTATAGTATATTTAGTCTGGCTTCAGGTTTAGGTTCAGGTTCAAATTCAGAGCAGGAGGAGGAGATGATGATTGCTCCGGGCACTGGCGGACTTGAACAAATCTCTAGGGCTGAATTTGAGAGTAACCCTGGACAGTATTTCAGAGAGCTCCGCCGCAAATAG
- the LOC117627912 gene encoding uncharacterized protein LOC117627912 isoform X2 has product MGGQNSKLTPEGEAVPPRIRSLLQRKFEEIRGRTKAKKLKASHTFSKKQLLKDGEQEEVDISVPHSLQSSPEFENLPSPKTPQTLELVPRLPELDRGTKQSDEDQIRRDGAEFSVEDDKEAKGVNVYIGGVFAMGETTEGEEEEEDEVNDAGMQRNSKIHLCPASPSFRVYCMDPLEIENDDSKNITDEDFKHKKSPSAESADGSVDSVQDTKTKQKGRRRRRIKNALRPNTVKNLLNVKGCYYAGCTGGHDRTTYVAAKKSAAT; this is encoded by the exons ATGGGTGGCCAAAACTCAAAGCTCACCCCAGAAGGTGAAGCTGTGCCTCCTCGAATTCGTTCACTCTTGCAGAGAAAATTTGAGGAGATCAGAGGCCGGACAAAGgcaaaaaaactaaaagccTCCCACACTTTCTCCAAGAAACAGCTACTTAAGGATGGTGAACAGGAAGAGGTAGATATCTCTGTGCCTCATTCGCTGCAGTCTTCACCAGAGTTCGAAAATTTACCATCTCCTAAAACACCACAAACATTGGAGTTGGTACCAAGATTGCCAGAGCTTGACAGAGGAACAAAACAGTCTGATGAGGACCAGATCAGAAGAGATGGGGCGGAGTTTAGTGTGGAAGATGATAAAGAGGCCAAGGGGGTGAATGTGTATATAGGGGGGGTTTTTGCAATGGGGGAAACCACAGAGggggaggaagaggaagaggatgaAGTTAATGATGCGGGCATGCAACGGAACAGCAAAATCCATCTGTGTCCGGCGTCACCAAGTTTCAGAGTTTATTGCATGGATCCTCTGGAAATAGAAAATGATGACA GTAAGAACATCACAGATGAGGATTTCAAGCATAAGAAATCACCAAGTGCTGAGTCTGCTGACGGCAGTGTTGATAGC GTCCAGGACACAAAGACAAAACAGaaaggaaggagaagaagaagaataaaaaatgcaCTCAGACCAAACACTGTAAAGAATCTATTGAACGTTAAGGGTTGCTACTACGCAGGTTGCACTGGTGGCCACGACAGAACCACCTATGTAGCTGCTAAGAAATCTGCAGCCACATGA
- the LOC117627912 gene encoding uncharacterized protein LOC117627912 isoform X3 has product MGGQNSKLTPEGEAVPPRIRSLLQRKFEEIRGRTKAKKLKASHTFSKKQLLKDGEQEEVDISVPHSLQSSPEFENLPSPKTPQTLELVPRLPELDRGTKQSDEDQIRRDGAEFSVEDDKEAKGVNVYIGGVFAMGETTEGEEEEEDEVNDAGMQRNSKIHLCPASPSFRVYCMDPLEIENDDSKNITDEDFKHKKSPSAESADGSVDSVRSRTQRQNRKEGEEEE; this is encoded by the exons ATGGGTGGCCAAAACTCAAAGCTCACCCCAGAAGGTGAAGCTGTGCCTCCTCGAATTCGTTCACTCTTGCAGAGAAAATTTGAGGAGATCAGAGGCCGGACAAAGgcaaaaaaactaaaagccTCCCACACTTTCTCCAAGAAACAGCTACTTAAGGATGGTGAACAGGAAGAGGTAGATATCTCTGTGCCTCATTCGCTGCAGTCTTCACCAGAGTTCGAAAATTTACCATCTCCTAAAACACCACAAACATTGGAGTTGGTACCAAGATTGCCAGAGCTTGACAGAGGAACAAAACAGTCTGATGAGGACCAGATCAGAAGAGATGGGGCGGAGTTTAGTGTGGAAGATGATAAAGAGGCCAAGGGGGTGAATGTGTATATAGGGGGGGTTTTTGCAATGGGGGAAACCACAGAGggggaggaagaggaagaggatgaAGTTAATGATGCGGGCATGCAACGGAACAGCAAAATCCATCTGTGTCCGGCGTCACCAAGTTTCAGAGTTTATTGCATGGATCCTCTGGAAATAGAAAATGATGACA GTAAGAACATCACAGATGAGGATTTCAAGCATAAGAAATCACCAAGTGCTGAGTCTGCTGACGGCAGTGTTGATAGCGTAAG GTCCAGGACACAAAGACAAAACAGaaaggaaggagaagaagaagaataa